In Leptidea sinapis chromosome 18, ilLepSina1.1, whole genome shotgun sequence, a genomic segment contains:
- the LOC126969640 gene encoding allatostatin-A receptor → MESTEDEFYSICLNLTSEEVATLGGCNYSTEFENGELLEKVVSRVVPIFFGFIGIVGLVGNALVVLVVAANPGMRSTTNLLIINLAVADLLFVIFCVPFTATDYVMPRWPFGDWWCKVVQYFIVVTAHASVYTLVLMSLDRFMAVVHPIASMSIRTEQNALLAIACIWVLILTTAIPVGICHGEREYSYFHRNHSSCVFLEEQGYSKLGFQMSFLLSSYVIPLALISVLYMCMLTRLWRSAPGGRVSAESRRGRKKVTRMVVVVVVVFAVCWCPIQIILLMKALDAYSITYFTVTAQIVSHVLAYMNSCVNPLLYAFLSENFRVAFRKVMYCPPPHNEAGRPPPTKTTRTGNGNSCHDIV, encoded by the exons atggaGTCCACTGAGGATGAGTTCTACAGCATTTGTCTGAACCTCACCAGCGAGGAGGTCGCCACCCTCGGCGGCTGTAATTATAGCACCGAGTTCGAGAACGGCGAGCTCCTGGAGAAAGTCGTCTCCAGAGTGGTGCCCATCTTCTTCGGCTTCATCGGCATCGTGGGCCTCGTGGGCAACGCCCTCGTTGTGCTGGTGGTGGCCGCCAACCCGGGCATGAGGTCCACGACCAACCTCCTTATCATAAACCTAGCAGTCGCCGACTTACTCTTTGTAATTTTCTGCGTTCCCTTCACCGCCACCGACTATGTCATGCCAAGATGGCCGTTCGGCGACTGGTGGTGCAAGGTGGTGCAGTACTTCATCGTGGTCACGGCCCACGCCTCCGTGTACACGCTAGTCCTCATGTCCCTAGATAGGTTTATGGCGGTGGTCCACCCCATAGCTTCAATGTCCATCCGGACCGAACAGAATGCCCTCCTCGCCATCGCATGCATCTGGGTCCTCATCCTCACAACAGCAATTCCGGTCGGAATTTGTCACGGGGAGAGGGAGTACTCTTATTTCCACAGAAACCATTCTTCGTGTGTATTTCTAGAGGAACAGGGATACAGCAAACTAGGCTTCCAGATGTCGTTCCTGCTATCTTCATACGTGATACCACTGGCTCTGATTAGTGTCCTGTACATGTGCATGTTGACGAGGCTGTGGAGGAGCGCCCCGGGCGGGCGTGTGTCGGCCGAGAGCCGCCGCGGACGGAAGAAGGTCACGCGCATGGTGGTCGTGGTCGTGGTGGTGTTCGCCGTGTGCTGGTGTCCCATACAG ATCATCCTGCTGATGAAGGCGCTGGACGCGTACAGCATCACGTACTTCACGGTGACGGCACAGATCGTGTCTCACGTGCTCGCCTACATGAACAGCTGCGTCAACCCGCTGCTGTACGCCTTCCTCTCGGAGAACTTCCGGGTGGCCTTCCGGAAG